The Prunus persica cultivar Lovell chromosome G8, Prunus_persica_NCBIv2, whole genome shotgun sequence genome includes a region encoding these proteins:
- the LOC18767693 gene encoding 54S ribosomal protein L19, mitochondrial has product MSTIKEILTRRPVMATIRVTVPAGAARPSQQLSPALGQYRLNMMAFCKDFNARTQKFKPDTPMAVTITAFKDNTFEFTVKSPSVSWYLKKATGVESGSSRPGHVVASKLSVRHVYEIAKVKQSDPYCQYMPLESICKSVIGTANSMGIKIVKDLD; this is encoded by the coding sequence ATGTCAACGATCAAGGAGATCCTTACCCGACGACCCGTGATGGCGACGATCCGGGTCACAGTCCCGGCCGGCGCGGCCAGACCCAGCCAGCAACTGAGCCCTGCTTTGGGTCAATACAGGCTGAACATGATGGCCTTCTGCAAGGACTTCAACGCCCGGACCCAGAAATTCAAACCCGACACGCCCATGGCGGTCACCATCACCGCTTTCAAAGACAACACCTTCGAGTTCACGGTAAAGTCACCGTCTGTCAGCTGGTACCTGAAGAAGGCCACCGGCGTCGAGTCCGGCAGCAGCCGACCCGGACACGTGGTCGCTTCTAAGCTGTCGGTGAGGCACGTGTATGAGATCGCCAAGGTGAAGCAATCTGACCCGTATTGCCAGTACATGCCCCTGGAGTCCATTTGTAAGTCTGTTATTGGAACGGCTAATTCTATGGGGATTAAGATTGTTAAGGATTTGGATTGA